GTAGAATGCATTCATAAGTATAAAGGCAATTAATTGCAAAGAAAATATAAAACCGTCTATTCAACGAAGCCAGATTTTGTGCCGGATAAAGCGGAAAAGAGTGAGCCAGTCACACCAGCACCGGAAAGACAGAATCTCAAAGTCCGGCTGGACAAGAAACATCGCCGGGGCAAAGCAGTGACTCTGATTAGCGGTTTTGTCGGCTCAACGGAAGATCTAAAAGAGTTAGGCAAAACTTTAAAGTCCCG
This portion of the candidate division KSB1 bacterium genome encodes:
- a CDS encoding translation initiation factor — translated: MQRKYKTVYSTKPDFVPDKAEKSEPVTPAPERQNLKVRLDKKHRRGKAVTLISGFVGSTEDLKELGKTLKSRCGVGGTVKNCEVLIQGDFRDKVVEILTASGYKVKRAGG